One Aegilops tauschii subsp. strangulata cultivar AL8/78 chromosome 7, Aet v6.0, whole genome shotgun sequence genomic window carries:
- the LOC109773374 gene encoding auxin-responsive protein SAUR71-like codes for MRELIRRLSFSDRVSDDSSGVPRGCVPVLVVGDGDGDDECERFVVRVETLRHPSLAALLEMAAQEFGYKQKGILRVPCAIHQFRQALTTAAVSKGY; via the coding sequence ATGAGGGAGCTGATCCGGCGGCTGAGCTTCTCGGACCGGGTGAGCGACGACAGCAGCGGCGTGCCGCGCGGGTGCGTGCCGGTGCTGGTGGTGGGCGACGGCGATGGCGACGACGAATGCGAGCGGTTCGTGGTGCGGGTGGAGACGCTGCGGCACCCGTCGCTGGCGGCGCTGCTGGAGATGGCGGCGCAGGAGTTCGGGTACAAGCAGAAGGGCATCCTCCGCGTCCCCTGCGCCATCCACCAGTTCAGGCAGGCgctcaccaccgccgccgtctCCAAGGGCTACTGA